Proteins found in one Elephas maximus indicus isolate mEleMax1 chromosome 11, mEleMax1 primary haplotype, whole genome shotgun sequence genomic segment:
- the KLK15 gene encoding kallikrein-15 isoform X1: MHQLIPGPSSTMWLLLTFSILLTSAGAQDGEKVLRDEECAPHSQPWQVALFERGRFNCGASLISPQWVVSAAHCQSRFMRMLLGEHNLRKRDGPEQLRAVSRVIPHPSHEARSHRQDVMLLKLARPARLTRQVRLVALPRRCPRAGEACVVSGWGLVSDDEPRNRGSPEPQVSLPDTLHCANISIISTESCNKEYPGRLMNTMVCAGVEGGGTNSCEGDSGGPLVCGGVLQGIVSWGDVPCDTTTKPGVYTKVCSYLEWIRETMRRN, encoded by the exons gcaTCAGCTCATCCCTGGTCCCTCTTCCACCATGTGGCTTCTCCTTACCTTCTCCATCCTGCTGACGTCTGCAG GCGCCCAGGATGGTGAAAAGGTCCTCCGAGATGAGGAGTGTGCACCCCACTCCCAACCGTGGCAAGTGGCCCTCTTCGAGAGAGGACGCTTTAACTGCGGCGCTTCACTCATCTccccacagtgggtggtgtctgcaGCCCACTGCCAAAGCCG CTTCATGCGCATGCTCCTGGGCGAGCACAATCTGCGCAAGCGCGACGGCCCGGAACAGCTGCGGGCTGTTTCTCGTGTCATCCCTCATCCAAGCCATGAGGCGCGCAGCCACCGCCAAGACGTCATGTTGTTGAAGCTAGCACGGCCAGCTCGCCTCACCAGGCAAGTGCGCCTCGTGGCGTTACCCAGGCGCTGCCCCCGCGCAGGTGAGGCCTGTGTGGTATCCGGCTGGGGCCTGGTGTCTGACGATGAGCCCAGGAACAGAGGGAGTCCCGAGCCACAAG TGAGTCTCCCAGATACCTTGCATTGTGCCAACATCAGCATTATTTCCACCGAATCTTGTAACAAGGAGTACCCTGGACGCCTCATGAACACAATGGTGTGTGCAGGTGTGGAGGGCGGAGGCACCAACTCCTGCGAG GGTGACTCCGGGGGACCCTTGGTCTGTGGTGGGGTCCTGCAGGGCATTGTGTCCTGGGGTGATGTCCCCTGCGACACCACCACCAAGCCTGGTGTCTATACCAAAGTCTGCAGCTACCTGGAGTGGATCAGAGAAACCATGAGAAGGAACTGA
- the KLK15 gene encoding kallikrein-15 isoform X2: MWLLLTFSILLTSAGAQDGEKVLRDEECAPHSQPWQVALFERGRFNCGASLISPQWVVSAAHCQSRFMRMLLGEHNLRKRDGPEQLRAVSRVIPHPSHEARSHRQDVMLLKLARPARLTRQVRLVALPRRCPRAGEACVVSGWGLVSDDEPRNRGSPEPQVSLPDTLHCANISIISTESCNKEYPGRLMNTMVCAGVEGGGTNSCEGDSGGPLVCGGVLQGIVSWGDVPCDTTTKPGVYTKVCSYLEWIRETMRRN, from the exons ATGTGGCTTCTCCTTACCTTCTCCATCCTGCTGACGTCTGCAG GCGCCCAGGATGGTGAAAAGGTCCTCCGAGATGAGGAGTGTGCACCCCACTCCCAACCGTGGCAAGTGGCCCTCTTCGAGAGAGGACGCTTTAACTGCGGCGCTTCACTCATCTccccacagtgggtggtgtctgcaGCCCACTGCCAAAGCCG CTTCATGCGCATGCTCCTGGGCGAGCACAATCTGCGCAAGCGCGACGGCCCGGAACAGCTGCGGGCTGTTTCTCGTGTCATCCCTCATCCAAGCCATGAGGCGCGCAGCCACCGCCAAGACGTCATGTTGTTGAAGCTAGCACGGCCAGCTCGCCTCACCAGGCAAGTGCGCCTCGTGGCGTTACCCAGGCGCTGCCCCCGCGCAGGTGAGGCCTGTGTGGTATCCGGCTGGGGCCTGGTGTCTGACGATGAGCCCAGGAACAGAGGGAGTCCCGAGCCACAAG TGAGTCTCCCAGATACCTTGCATTGTGCCAACATCAGCATTATTTCCACCGAATCTTGTAACAAGGAGTACCCTGGACGCCTCATGAACACAATGGTGTGTGCAGGTGTGGAGGGCGGAGGCACCAACTCCTGCGAG GGTGACTCCGGGGGACCCTTGGTCTGTGGTGGGGTCCTGCAGGGCATTGTGTCCTGGGGTGATGTCCCCTGCGACACCACCACCAAGCCTGGTGTCTATACCAAAGTCTGCAGCTACCTGGAGTGGATCAGAGAAACCATGAGAAGGAACTGA